One Alkalicoccus halolimnae DNA segment encodes these proteins:
- the metH gene encoding methionine synthase: MTLFEKELQSRILLLDGAMGTMLQDADLSPEDFGGEEYDGCNEYLNLVSPDVIRTIYRAYLEAGSDIIETNTFGATSIVLADYDLQDEAYEINVRAAEIAAEEAKKFSTPEKPRFVAGAMGPTTKSLSVTGGTTFEELADTYYEQVRGLVDGGADLLLMETSQDMRNVKAAYTAIERAETESGKRMPLIISGTIEPMGTTLAGQSIEAFYISLEHMKPTVVGLNCATGPEFMQDHLRSLSDLSTTYVHCYPNAGLPDEEGHYHESPAMLAQKLEGFAEKGWLNVVGGCCGTTPEHIRVMAETLQGYEPRKLQKDHPHVVSGIEPLIYDESMRPLMVGERTNVIGSKKFKRLIAEEKFEEASEIARAQVKKGAHVIDACLADPDRDEMEDMENFLKQVINKVKVPLMIDSTDEHVIEKALTYSQGKAIINSVNLEDGEERFEAVAPLARRYGAALVVGTIDEEGMGVTAQRKLDIARRSHKLLTEKYGIPAKDIIFDPLVFPVGTGDEQYIGSAEATVQGIRLIKEDLPECLTILGVSNVSFGLPPLGREVLNAAFTYHCTRAGLDYAIVNTEKLERYGSVSEEEKTLADELLFDTNDETLATFTAFYRKKKPKAEQAQATMTLEERLAGYIVEGTKEGLYADLDKALKAYDAPLDIINGPLMTGMDKVGKLFNDNELIVAEVLQSAEAMKAAVAHLEPHMEEKKDDRGKGKVILATVKGDVHDIGKNLVEIILKNNGFSIVNLGIKVAPNELISAIEKEDPDMVGLSGLLVKSTQQMVITANDLRERGINIPILVGGAALTRRFTDTKIAREYEGMVLYAKDAMNGLDIANKLAKPAERQELAQATVDKQEKAQQRAAEELEKKQSQTATATMEVPVSDVAQDAPLYVPEDYKPHILRDYKLTHLYPYVNMQTLLGSHLGLQGNVKRKLDRKDEKTEELKQRVDDFLEKADKEQLLQGHGMYQFFPAQSDGDSVIVYDPVDTDRVLETFTFPRQQKPPYLCLADFLRSKESGVMDHVGFLAVTAGKGVRDLAEASKEAGDYMDSHLIQAAALELAEGFAERVHQMMRDKWGFPDSPDFTMQERFSAKYQGVRVSFGYPACPNLEDQEKLFNLIQPGTIGMELTDGYMMEPEASVTAMVFAHPEGRYFSV; the protein is encoded by the coding sequence ATGACATTATTTGAAAAAGAACTGCAGTCCCGTATCCTGCTGCTCGATGGAGCGATGGGGACGATGCTGCAGGACGCAGATCTCTCTCCGGAAGATTTCGGTGGAGAGGAATATGACGGGTGTAATGAATACCTGAACCTCGTCTCTCCGGATGTAATACGAACTATATACCGGGCTTATCTGGAGGCCGGGTCCGATATTATTGAAACAAATACGTTCGGGGCAACCTCCATTGTTCTTGCCGATTATGATCTTCAGGACGAAGCATATGAAATCAACGTCCGCGCCGCGGAAATTGCAGCGGAAGAAGCAAAGAAATTTTCCACACCGGAAAAGCCCCGCTTCGTTGCAGGAGCGATGGGTCCGACGACAAAATCTCTTTCTGTTACAGGGGGTACCACATTTGAAGAGCTCGCCGATACGTACTATGAGCAGGTCAGGGGCCTCGTCGATGGAGGGGCCGATCTGCTTTTAATGGAAACGAGCCAGGACATGCGTAACGTCAAAGCGGCTTACACAGCGATTGAACGGGCGGAAACGGAGTCCGGAAAGCGGATGCCTCTTATTATTTCCGGAACGATTGAACCGATGGGGACAACCCTTGCCGGACAGAGTATCGAGGCATTTTATATTTCCCTTGAACATATGAAGCCTACGGTTGTCGGACTTAACTGTGCAACGGGGCCTGAATTCATGCAGGATCACCTCCGCTCATTGTCCGATCTTTCGACGACTTACGTCCACTGTTACCCGAACGCGGGGCTTCCGGACGAAGAAGGCCACTACCACGAATCACCAGCTATGCTTGCACAGAAATTGGAAGGGTTTGCCGAAAAAGGCTGGCTGAATGTCGTCGGAGGCTGCTGTGGAACGACCCCGGAACACATCCGCGTCATGGCAGAAACCCTCCAGGGCTATGAACCACGTAAGCTTCAGAAGGATCACCCGCACGTCGTATCGGGTATTGAGCCGCTGATCTATGATGAATCGATGCGTCCGCTCATGGTAGGGGAGAGAACGAATGTTATCGGTTCCAAAAAATTCAAGCGTCTCATCGCTGAAGAGAAGTTCGAGGAAGCATCAGAAATTGCACGGGCCCAGGTGAAAAAAGGGGCCCACGTTATTGATGCGTGTCTGGCGGACCCGGACCGTGATGAAATGGAAGATATGGAAAATTTCCTTAAGCAGGTCATTAACAAAGTGAAAGTGCCGCTCATGATCGATTCGACGGATGAGCACGTGATTGAAAAAGCACTCACCTACTCCCAGGGAAAAGCGATTATTAACTCGGTCAATCTCGAAGACGGGGAAGAGCGTTTTGAAGCTGTTGCCCCTCTGGCAAGGCGTTACGGGGCGGCGCTTGTCGTAGGAACGATTGACGAAGAGGGCATGGGAGTCACCGCTCAGCGCAAGCTCGATATTGCGCGCCGTTCCCATAAACTGCTGACAGAAAAGTATGGCATTCCTGCGAAAGACATTATTTTTGATCCGCTCGTCTTTCCTGTAGGAACCGGGGATGAACAGTATATCGGTTCGGCGGAAGCGACCGTCCAGGGAATCCGCCTCATCAAGGAAGATCTACCGGAATGTTTAACAATTCTTGGTGTGAGTAATGTTTCTTTCGGTCTGCCGCCGCTCGGACGCGAAGTACTGAACGCGGCTTTTACTTATCACTGCACGCGTGCAGGTCTCGACTATGCAATTGTAAATACGGAAAAACTGGAGCGGTACGGTTCGGTATCTGAAGAAGAAAAAACCCTTGCCGATGAACTGCTGTTTGATACCAACGACGAGACACTGGCCACATTCACTGCTTTTTACCGGAAGAAGAAGCCAAAAGCGGAGCAGGCCCAGGCTACGATGACTCTGGAGGAGAGGCTGGCAGGCTATATCGTCGAAGGAACGAAAGAAGGCCTTTATGCAGATCTCGATAAAGCGCTGAAAGCATACGATGCTCCGCTCGATATTATTAACGGGCCGCTCATGACCGGAATGGACAAAGTTGGTAAACTGTTTAACGATAACGAGCTGATCGTGGCCGAAGTGCTCCAGAGTGCCGAAGCCATGAAGGCTGCCGTTGCCCACCTTGAACCCCACATGGAAGAAAAGAAAGATGACAGGGGCAAAGGGAAAGTGATTCTCGCCACCGTTAAAGGAGACGTCCATGATATCGGCAAAAACCTCGTCGAGATCATCCTGAAAAACAACGGATTTTCGATTGTGAATCTGGGAATCAAAGTAGCTCCAAATGAATTGATATCAGCTATCGAAAAAGAGGACCCGGATATGGTCGGCCTCTCCGGACTGCTCGTTAAATCGACGCAGCAAATGGTGATAACCGCCAATGATCTCCGGGAAAGAGGGATTAACATTCCGATTCTTGTAGGCGGGGCTGCCTTAACACGCCGCTTCACCGATACGAAAATAGCCAGAGAGTACGAAGGCATGGTTCTCTATGCGAAAGATGCGATGAACGGGCTGGATATTGCCAATAAGCTTGCGAAGCCGGCAGAACGGCAGGAACTGGCTCAGGCGACGGTGGATAAGCAGGAAAAAGCTCAGCAGCGGGCAGCGGAGGAACTGGAGAAAAAACAATCCCAGACCGCAACAGCGACAATGGAAGTTCCCGTGTCCGATGTGGCACAGGATGCTCCGCTTTACGTGCCGGAAGATTACAAGCCGCACATTCTCCGGGATTACAAACTGACCCACCTTTATCCGTATGTGAACATGCAGACGCTCCTCGGCTCCCATCTTGGACTCCAGGGAAATGTGAAACGGAAGCTCGACCGAAAAGACGAAAAAACGGAAGAGTTAAAGCAGCGCGTAGACGACTTTTTAGAGAAGGCAGACAAGGAACAGCTGCTTCAGGGTCACGGCATGTATCAGTTTTTCCCTGCCCAGTCGGACGGTGATTCTGTCATTGTGTATGATCCGGTCGATACGGATCGTGTGCTGGAAACCTTTACGTTCCCCCGACAGCAGAAACCACCTTATCTCTGTCTTGCAGACTTTCTGCGTTCGAAAGAGAGCGGGGTCATGGATCACGTCGGGTTCCTCGCTGTGACAGCCGGTAAAGGCGTTCGTGACTTGGCCGAAGCATCCAAAGAAGCAGGGGATTACATGGACAGTCATTTGATTCAGGCAGCAGCTCTGGAGCTTGCAGAAGGCTTTGCGGAGCGAGTCCACCAGATGATGCGTGATAAATGGGGATTTCCGGATTCTCCGGATTTCACGATGCAGGAACGTTTCTCGGCAAAATATCAGGGAGTAAGAGTGTCCTTCGGGTATCCTGCCTGTCCGAATCTGGAAGACCAGGAAAAACTGTTTAATCTGATCCAGCCGGGGACGATTGGGATGGAGCTGACCGACGGCTACATGATGGAACCGGAAGCAAGTGTTACCGCGATGGTATTTGCCCACCCGGAAGGCCGATACTTCAGCGTCTGA
- a CDS encoding transporter substrate-binding domain-containing protein yields the protein MKAFKISAAAGLFAVLAACGSNTEESSSAWDTIEEEGVLTVATSGTLYPTSFHEEETNDLTGFEVEVAKEAAERLDLEVEFSEMGFDGMLTSINNGQVDLAVNDIDVNPQREEDFLFTDPYKFSYGSMVVREDDLSGIETLDDLEGKRAGGAATTIYMQISEHYGAEGVTYENVTNDTYLRDVENGRTDTVLNDYYLQTLAVEALPEIDVTIHPDIFYHPNNQAMIMDQENTELRDNLNEALTEMHEDGTITELSEQFFGGQDVSEEPDVEFSDDETFTFE from the coding sequence ATGAAAGCATTTAAAATCAGTGCAGCAGCCGGCCTGTTCGCCGTGCTGGCAGCATGCGGCAGCAATACAGAAGAAAGTTCATCTGCATGGGACACCATTGAAGAAGAAGGCGTCCTGACAGTGGCAACTTCCGGTACTCTTTATCCTACCTCTTTTCATGAGGAAGAGACAAATGATTTGACCGGATTTGAGGTGGAAGTAGCAAAAGAAGCTGCGGAAAGACTTGATCTGGAAGTGGAATTTTCTGAAATGGGTTTTGACGGCATGCTGACTTCCATAAACAACGGACAGGTCGATCTGGCAGTTAACGATATCGATGTTAATCCACAGCGGGAGGAAGATTTTCTATTTACTGATCCTTATAAATTTTCCTATGGAAGCATGGTTGTCCGCGAAGACGACCTTTCCGGAATTGAAACCCTCGATGATCTGGAAGGAAAAAGAGCGGGCGGCGCTGCGACTACCATCTACATGCAGATATCCGAGCATTACGGCGCAGAAGGAGTCACTTATGAAAATGTAACAAATGATACGTACCTGCGCGATGTAGAAAACGGACGGACGGACACAGTACTGAACGATTATTACCTGCAGACACTCGCCGTGGAAGCTCTCCCGGAAATTGATGTGACGATCCATCCGGACATCTTTTATCATCCAAACAACCAGGCTATGATCATGGATCAGGAAAACACAGAGCTGCGCGACAACTTGAATGAAGCGCTGACTGAAATGCACGAAGACGGAACGATCACGGAGCTATCCGAACAATTTTTTGGAGGTCAGGACGTTTCTGAAGAACCGGACGTGGAATTTTCCGACGACGAAACATTTACGTTTGAGTAA
- a CDS encoding manganese-dependent inorganic pyrophosphatase translates to MSENKILVFGHKSPDTDTICSALVYADLKNQLGEEAEAVRLGEVGAETQYALDYFHAEAPRRVDTVSNETDKVILVDHNEFQQSADDIKDVQILEVIDHHRIANFETEGPLYFRAEPVGCTATILNKLYKENGINVSKKMAGLMVSSIVSDSLLFKSPTCTEEDVQAAKELAEKADINLEEYGLEMLKAGADMSSKSVEQLLTMDAKEFTMGSHTVKVAQVNVVDADDVLSRKDEVLKSMQQEVDSNGYGLFALAVTDILSNDSVLLTSGEQEAAVHSAFNVKLENHEAVLEGVVSRKKQIVPPLTNALS, encoded by the coding sequence ATGAGTGAAAATAAAATTCTTGTGTTCGGTCACAAAAGCCCGGATACCGATACGATTTGTTCTGCACTGGTATACGCAGATTTGAAAAATCAGCTTGGAGAAGAGGCAGAAGCTGTCCGGCTCGGAGAAGTTGGTGCAGAAACGCAGTATGCACTCGATTATTTTCATGCTGAAGCACCGCGGAGGGTCGACACCGTATCGAACGAAACAGACAAAGTGATTCTCGTTGACCACAATGAATTTCAGCAGAGTGCTGACGATATTAAAGACGTTCAGATTCTTGAAGTCATCGATCACCACCGGATTGCTAACTTTGAAACGGAAGGGCCTCTCTATTTCCGGGCTGAGCCTGTAGGCTGCACGGCAACGATTCTAAACAAGCTTTATAAAGAAAACGGGATCAACGTCAGCAAGAAAATGGCTGGCTTAATGGTTTCTTCCATTGTTTCGGATTCTCTTCTGTTCAAATCACCTACCTGTACGGAAGAAGATGTGCAGGCAGCGAAGGAACTCGCTGAGAAAGCAGATATTAATCTTGAAGAATACGGCCTGGAAATGTTGAAAGCGGGAGCTGACATGAGCAGTAAATCGGTTGAGCAGCTTCTCACAATGGATGCAAAAGAATTCACGATGGGCAGTCACACTGTAAAGGTTGCCCAGGTAAATGTTGTAGACGCGGATGACGTTCTCAGCCGAAAAGACGAGGTGCTGAAATCGATGCAGCAGGAAGTGGACAGCAACGGCTACGGTCTGTTTGCACTTGCCGTAACCGATATTCTTTCCAACGATTCCGTTCTCCTTACATCCGGAGAGCAGGAAGCAGCGGTTCACAGTGCCTTTAATGTAAAGCTGGAGAACCATGAGGCGGTGCTCGAAGGAGTAGTCTCCCGCAAAAAACAAATCGTACCGCCGTTAACAAACGCCCTCTCTTAA
- a CDS encoding VOC family protein — MTFHSPPALYVSEAALKVKDLETTTAFYEKTLGFSVLQYSSNKAVLTADGSTPLLTLHSSPFYNKPARSRTGLFHIAFLLPDRASLGGILQRLLENNYPLQGASDHHVSEALYLADPEGNGLELYCDRPAENWKWENGKVAMVTEPLDAESLLRDAVPFTKMPPNTILGHIHLQVNHLNEARSFYKEGLEFNETAHLGSHASFLSSGGYHHHLAVNTWGGTSTLPLGQEETGLKHFTIVYPDREVRSLVVNKLRRKEMKVTTEENLVYVTDPAGIQSVLAVK; from the coding sequence ATGACGTTTCACTCACCACCTGCTCTCTATGTTTCTGAAGCCGCACTGAAAGTAAAGGATTTGGAAACGACAACAGCTTTTTATGAAAAAACACTCGGCTTTTCAGTATTGCAGTATTCTTCGAATAAAGCTGTCCTCACAGCTGATGGAAGTACGCCGCTTCTCACCCTTCATTCCTCCCCCTTTTATAATAAACCTGCCCGTTCCCGTACAGGGCTTTTTCATATTGCCTTTTTACTGCCGGACCGGGCCTCGCTCGGAGGTATTCTTCAGCGCCTCCTCGAAAATAACTATCCTTTGCAGGGAGCATCTGACCATCATGTAAGTGAGGCTCTCTATCTCGCTGATCCGGAGGGGAATGGTCTTGAACTTTATTGTGACCGTCCTGCAGAGAACTGGAAATGGGAAAACGGGAAAGTTGCTATGGTGACAGAACCGCTGGATGCGGAAAGTCTGCTGAGGGACGCCGTGCCCTTCACAAAAATGCCTCCTAATACCATTCTCGGTCATATTCATCTGCAGGTAAATCATTTAAATGAAGCCAGATCTTTTTATAAAGAAGGACTGGAGTTTAACGAAACGGCACATCTTGGCAGTCATGCTTCCTTTTTATCCTCTGGAGGATATCATCATCATCTCGCTGTGAACACATGGGGAGGCACCAGTACTTTACCACTTGGGCAGGAAGAAACCGGATTAAAGCACTTTACCATTGTCTATCCCGATCGGGAGGTACGTTCCCTCGTCGTAAACAAACTGCGCCGAAAAGAGATGAAAGTGACAACGGAAGAGAATTTGGTCTATGTAACAGATCCTGCCGGCATTCAATCCGTACTGGCCGTGAAGTAA
- a CDS encoding class D sortase produces MLASVLIAAGVIIAGVNGYNWISQASSGEEMTADDLMTVSAENNVPDMATEENNQQQEEMPDSSKEVPEEEEAENDVKEEPAEPPEPRSYDEYEKGEEIGTLLIPDIDMKYPIYWGTDEDTLTQGVGYHEGDYTTPPDSMKHTVLSGHRDTVFRELGDLEDGAKMYVQFEDVQYEYEIQKTWITDAEDRTVIVSKDEPVLTLTTCYPFNFIGAAPDRYIIEAPLTNVTEIE; encoded by the coding sequence ATGCTGGCATCCGTATTAATAGCAGCCGGAGTAATTATTGCCGGGGTTAATGGTTATAACTGGATATCGCAGGCCTCTTCCGGCGAAGAAATGACTGCTGACGACCTCATGACCGTTTCTGCGGAAAATAATGTGCCTGACATGGCCACAGAAGAGAATAATCAGCAGCAGGAAGAAATGCCGGATAGTTCAAAAGAGGTCCCGGAAGAAGAGGAAGCAGAAAATGACGTAAAAGAAGAACCTGCAGAACCGCCGGAACCGCGCAGCTATGACGAGTACGAAAAAGGCGAAGAAATTGGTACTCTGCTTATCCCGGACATCGATATGAAATATCCGATTTACTGGGGTACGGATGAAGATACTCTTACTCAAGGCGTTGGTTACCACGAAGGTGACTATACTACTCCTCCTGACAGCATGAAGCACACTGTCCTTTCCGGGCACCGGGACACCGTTTTCCGCGAACTCGGCGACCTGGAAGACGGTGCGAAAATGTATGTGCAGTTTGAAGACGTACAGTATGAGTATGAAATTCAAAAAACGTGGATTACAGACGCCGAAGATCGAACCGTTATCGTGAGTAAAGATGAACCTGTTTTAACGTTAACGACCTGCTACCCGTTCAACTTTATCGGCGCTGCTCCAGACCGTTATATTATTGAAGCTCCGTTAACAAATGTAACCGAAATTGAATAG
- a CDS encoding amino acid ABC transporter permease, protein MSNIQWEHIFDIRLAVDSLPYILTGLGLTLLISLVSMAIGLIISLFLAIGRASSKSWLRWPSRIYISFMRGVPILIILFLLYFGFPFIGIEFAAVTAAIIGFSLNSAAYMAEINRSAIAAVPRGQWESARSLGFSYPKMMGRIILPQASRIAVPPLANILLDLIKASSLAAMITVPEIFQLSRTVAGREMDYMTMFILVALIYWGVCTVMTVFQNFLEKRYEKFGSM, encoded by the coding sequence ATGAGTAACATTCAGTGGGAACATATCTTTGATATACGGCTTGCTGTTGACTCGCTGCCCTATATTCTGACAGGGCTCGGACTCACGCTGCTTATTTCCCTCGTCAGCATGGCTATCGGTTTAATTATCAGCCTCTTCCTCGCTATTGGGAGAGCTTCAAGTAAGTCATGGCTGCGATGGCCTTCCCGTATTTATATTTCTTTCATGCGCGGCGTTCCCATCTTAATTATTCTCTTCCTGCTTTACTTTGGATTCCCATTTATTGGAATCGAATTTGCCGCTGTCACCGCTGCAATTATAGGCTTCAGTCTGAACAGCGCAGCCTATATGGCAGAAATCAACCGCTCTGCTATTGCTGCTGTGCCCCGTGGACAGTGGGAATCGGCCCGCTCTCTCGGGTTTTCCTATCCGAAAATGATGGGACGCATTATCCTGCCTCAGGCTTCGAGAATTGCTGTCCCGCCTCTCGCAAATATTCTGCTGGACTTGATTAAAGCTTCCTCGCTGGCCGCGATGATTACTGTCCCGGAGATATTCCAGCTTTCCAGAACGGTAGCCGGCAGAGAAATGGATTATATGACGATGTTTATTCTCGTCGCACTAATCTACTGGGGCGTTTGCACAGTCATGACTGTTTTTCAAAATTTCCTGGAAAAACGCTACGAGAAATTTGGGAGCATGTAA
- a CDS encoding RDD family protein, with amino-acid sequence MSNPGGFWIRLVGFLLDAILIGAVVSLTVFLFALDTSNQTVQTGESIFTIMYFVLVPVLWSGYTFGKRMVRVRIVKKDNSSVTIGTMLLRYVVTGLIYGISFGIAFVVSVFMVALRKDKRALHDLIAGTYVTYNKP; translated from the coding sequence TTGTCAAATCCTGGTGGTTTTTGGATCCGGCTTGTAGGTTTCCTGCTTGATGCCATACTTATAGGCGCTGTTGTATCTTTAACCGTTTTTCTTTTTGCGCTGGATACATCGAATCAAACGGTACAGACAGGTGAAAGTATCTTCACAATTATGTATTTTGTATTAGTGCCTGTTCTTTGGAGTGGATATACCTTCGGAAAGCGCATGGTCAGGGTTCGTATCGTAAAAAAAGATAATTCCAGTGTCACAATTGGAACGATGCTGCTTCGATATGTAGTGACAGGATTGATTTATGGAATTTCGTTTGGTATTGCCTTTGTCGTCTCCGTTTTCATGGTCGCACTGCGAAAAGACAAGCGGGCCCTTCACGATCTTATCGCGGGGACGTATGTGACGTATAATAAACCATAG
- a CDS encoding SDR family oxidoreductase, whose translation MKSAGKLALVTGVGRTKGLGAAVCKKLASEGADIAFTYWHEYDETMPWGKEKEGPAQTFQAVTSFGKEAFSKELDLSKPDNIPLLFAEVKNHFGRTPDILINNAAHSVNDNIKTVTAASLDRHYEINVRAVTLLIQEFLHHLDRNRSGRIINIATGWSRGQMPEEISYVVTKSAAETLVHSISAQLAKRNVTINAVNPGPTDTGWMTEEIQQELTPLFPGGRIGRPEDAAEAVAFLVSDAGAWITGQVLHSEGGFLNRDSPGENI comes from the coding sequence ATGAAATCAGCAGGAAAACTCGCTCTTGTTACCGGAGTGGGACGCACAAAAGGACTCGGCGCGGCTGTATGCAAAAAGCTCGCTTCCGAGGGGGCCGACATTGCTTTTACGTACTGGCATGAATATGATGAAACGATGCCGTGGGGAAAGGAAAAAGAAGGACCGGCACAGACTTTTCAAGCGGTAACTTCTTTCGGGAAAGAGGCTTTTTCAAAGGAACTGGATCTGTCAAAGCCTGATAATATCCCGCTTTTATTTGCTGAAGTGAAAAACCATTTTGGTCGTACCCCGGACATCCTGATTAATAATGCCGCTCATTCCGTAAATGATAATATAAAAACCGTGACTGCAGCCTCTCTCGATCGTCACTACGAAATCAACGTCCGCGCTGTTACGCTGCTTATTCAGGAATTTCTGCACCATTTAGACAGGAACAGAAGCGGACGCATCATTAATATAGCTACAGGCTGGTCCAGGGGACAGATGCCTGAAGAAATATCTTATGTGGTGACAAAATCCGCCGCAGAAACACTCGTGCACTCGATTTCTGCACAGCTGGCGAAAAGAAACGTCACGATAAACGCGGTAAATCCCGGACCGACTGATACCGGATGGATGACGGAGGAGATTCAGCAGGAATTGACACCGCTGTTCCCGGGAGGAAGAATCGGACGTCCTGAGGATGCGGCAGAAGCGGTAGCCTTTCTTGTCAGTGACGCGGGGGCCTGGATTACAGGGCAGGTGCTTCATTCTGAAGGGGGCTTTTTAAATAGAGACAGCCCCGGCGAAAATATTTAA